The Akkermansia muciniphila genome includes the window ACAAAATTTCCGCCAGGGTGCGGGCCGTGCCGGAAGGAGAATCAATCTTGTGGCGATGATGCATTTCCATCACTTCAATGTCACAGCTGTCTCCCAGAATCTGGGCCGCCTTGCGCGTCAGCCAGAACAGGGCGTTCACTCCTGCGGAATAATTGGAGGCAAACACGATCGGGATGGACGCGGCTGCATCCATAATTTCCTGCCGTTCCAGAGCCGTATGACCCGTGGTGCCGATCACCAGGGGCTTGTTATTAGCCACGGCTTCAGCCAGCAGGGTGCTGGTGAACGCATGATGGGAAAAATCAATGACGACGTCGCACTTGGCGAGGGCCGGATAGAGCTCCTGCCCCTGGTCATGCGTGGCGCCCACGCAAGTGTCCGGATTCTGCGTTACCGCCTCCTGGACGGCCTGGCCCATGCGGCCGGAAATACCTGTAACAAGAATGGAAATCATATAATTAAGATATTAAAGAACGTTGAAACGTTGAAGAAGAGCGGAAAGCTGGGCTTCCTTCTCTTCCGGCAAAGGAACCAGGGGGAGGCGCACGCCGGGCTGGATATCACCTCTCAACGCCAGTGCCGCCTTGATCGGAACCGGGTTGCTGTCCAGCGTCATCAATCCCTTCATGAGGGGATAAAACGTCTTCTGGAGGGAAAGCATTTCTCCCATATTCCGGTCCAGTCCGGCCTTCACGATGGAATTCATGATGCCGGGAACCAGGTTGGAGGTCACGGATACCAGACCGCTGGCTCCGCAGGCCATAAAGGG containing:
- the dapB gene encoding 4-hydroxy-tetrahydrodipicolinate reductase — translated: MISILVTGISGRMGQAVQEAVTQNPDTCVGATHDQGQELYPALAKCDVVIDFSHHAFTSTLLAEAVANNKPLVIGTTGHTALERQEIMDAAASIPIVFASNYSAGVNALFWLTRKAAQILGDSCDIEVMEMHHRHKIDSPSGTARTLAEILSGAIDRNYEDSVVFGREGLVGPRPAKEIGMHSLRGGDVVGDHTVVFASDGERLELTHKASSRMTFASGAVRAALWLQGKEPGLYTMEDVLGLSEL